In Desulfovibrio sp. TomC, the sequence AGACGCAGGAGGCCCTCGCCGGCCGCGTCAATCTCCTGGCGTAGAGCGCCGGCCCGGTCGGTCAGCATCTTGTTGTCCTGATGCAGATGGTAGGCCACGGCCACGGCCGCGCCCAGGAGCAGCAAAAAGACGACAGGGGTGAACACGAGCAGACGCACAAGCCAGACAGGCAGGCGGTAGCGGCCAACGCTTGACGCATCACGCAAAATGAGGATGTCGATCCTGCCGCTTCCGGCCATTTACATACGGCTCCATTTTTCTTCGACAATGGAGAACCCATTTCCGGCCGGCGCGAGATACAGCGTCTTTTTCCCGCGATCCGCTCTGCCGTCGCGGCCCTCGTAGTCCTGGACGAGGGTGACCACATAGCCGCCGTTTCGCGGGGCTATGGTCACGTCGCTAAAGGCCACCTTGCGCGGGGCCTTGTCCTTCCAAAGATCAGCCTTCTGGCTGCGGATGGCCTCACGGCCGCGCCGGTCGCCCTGGACGGCCCCGTCGGCGTAGAATGAGGCGTATTCGGTAATCCGGCCGCGTTCCCAGGCCGACCGCCAGGACTCGACCATGGCGGCGACAGCGGCGTTGCGGTCGGCCTTGGCAGCCGGGGCCGCTTCAGCCGGACGCGCAGGAACCGGAGTCGGCTGGGCCGGAGACGGCAAAGCAGCCGCCGCCGGGGCTGGCGAAGCCGGTTGGGCCGGGGCGGACGCCGCCGCAATCGGCGCAGGCGCAGGCGACGCCGCGGCCAGGGCTGCAATCGGGGCGATCTCGGGCTTGTTCTTGGACCAGTGTTCCTTGGCAATGAGCAGATGGCCGCCGACAGCCGTCAATTCCAGAGTCTTAAAGCCCGTGCTCTCCTTGCCCGACCCCTTGCCCTGGTAGCGCATGGCGCACACCACGGTGTAGCCGTCGCCGTCAGCGGAAATCGCCACAACATCCATGGCCACACGGCCCGGCTCCCGGCCCTGCCACAGGCCGGATTTCTGGCGTCTGATGGCGTCTTTTCCCTTCAAATTCCCCTGGATGGCCCGGTCGGCGTAATGGGCCAGATAATTGTCGATATGCCCGCGTTCCCAGGCGCTTCTCCAGGCTTCCACCACGCCTTTGATTTCGCTGGCCCGATCAGCCGGCACCGGTTTGGCCGCCACGGCGACCGGAACCGGTTCCGGGGTCTTGGCCGGGGCGGTGGGCGCAACCGCCGCAGCAGCCGCAGGCGCAGTTGCAGTCGCGGCCGGCGCGGCAACCGACGGCACGGCCGGCACCGGAGCGGTCGGGGCAACCGGTGCAGCCTGGACAGCGACCTGGGCAGCCTGGGCCGGTGCAGCCGCAGCCGCAGGAACGGCCGGCGCTGCGGCAACCGGCGGGGCCGGGGGCGCGATCTGCATGGCGTCGGAGGCAAACGGCGAAACCCCGGGCTTGGCCGGGCCGGTCTGGGCCACTTCCAGGATGGCCTGGTCTTCAGGCGTGGGCTGGCGGCGCAGCGGCAGGGAGTGGAAGGCCTTCTGGGCCATCTTCTCCATGGCCGCCTGATGGGCGTCCACCAACAGCCGGCCCGGCCCTTCCTCTTCGCTGGGGGCATCGGGACGGGCGGTGGTGGTTTCGGCTTCATTGGCCAGGGCCACGGTCTTGGCCGCCTTGCCCTTCTCGGCCACGGTCAGCGGCGCTTCCTCGTATTCCATGCCGATGATGCGGAAACGGCCGTCCAGGCCGCGCTGCCAGTACAGGCGCTTGACGCCTTGGGAAATGAGCGTGGGCGAACGGTAGACCTGGACGAAATAGGTGACCCAGTAGTCGGGTCCGGGCAGGGCGCGGATGTCGGAAAGAGTCACCTGAATCCAGGGCAGCGACTTGAACAGGCGTTCCTTCTGGCCGCGAAAGGCGGCAAAAGGCTCACCTTCGGAAATGGCGAATTTTTCGGCGTCGTGGAAGCCGAAAAAGGCGTCGGAGCGGTCCTGCCAGGCCTTGGCCCAGCCTTGGGTGGCTTCCACCACTTCCCGGGCTTCGGCCTTGAGCCGGGCGGCGTCGCCTTCCAGGCGCAGTTCGTCGGCGATAATGACCGGCGTGCCCAGCGACAGTTCGCTGTCCAGACGGTGGAGATCGGGCGTATTGATGGCCACGCAGCCCTGGGTCTCGTAGGGGATGATGGCGTGGCCCCGGCCGTGAATCCAGATGCCGTGCCCGGTTTTGCGGCGCACCACATCGGCCGGGTTGGGGAAGTTGAGCGGAAAGGCCAGATCGCCGTAGAGCTCGTAATTGAGCCCCCCGGTCTTGCGCCGGGTGATGAAATAGACGCCTTCCGGGGTCCTCAGGTCGCCTTCCTTGCTCTTGTCGCCAAGCAACTGGCCGGTGGCGCAGGGGAGAAACTCGGCCACGCGCACCGGGCTTTGCCGCGACAGCAGAAAAAAGGACTGGGCCTTTTTATCCACGGCCACCGAACGTCTGGGAAACCACTCCGTGTCCACCACGTCCGCCGTCCATTCCCCTGCCGCCGGATGACCGGGCAGCAGCAGCAGGCAGGCAAGGACCAGGGCGTGGCCGAATCGTTTCATGCGGTCTCGCGTCAGGACGTCGGTTGCTGGTTGGCAGCGGAGAGCAGCGCTTCACGGGTGAAGACGGAGAGCAGCGGAAAGCCGCGCTTGGCCAGGGTTTCAGAACCGCCCTCGCCCCGATCCAGGACCGTGACCACGGCCCCGACCACCAGTCCGGCCGCTTCCACCCGGTCGATGACGGTCAAAAGCGTGCCGCCGGTGGTGACCACGTCTTCAAGCAGGGCCACCTTGTCGCCGGGCTTGAAGTTGGACAGGCCTTCCAGAAACTGGTTGGTGCCGTGCCCTTTGGAGGCCTTGCGCACGATAAAGGCCGGCATGGGGCGGCCGCGCAGCTGCGAGGCGATGGAGACCGCCGTGACCAGCGGATCGGCCCCGAGGGTCATGCCGCCGACGCCGACAATATCGGCCGGAAGCTGGTCAAACAGCAGGTTGCCGATGAGCCAGGCCCCTTCGGGGTGCAGCGCCGTCTGCTTGCAGTCGAAATAATAATCACTCTTGCGACCGGAAGTCAGCGTCACCTCGCCGGCGCGGTAGGACTTCTCAAGGAGCAGCCGGGCCAGACGGCCGCGCATGGCTCCGGCGTCCAGATCAAGGGAAGCACACGACATGAAAAACCCCGTTTCGCCCGTTTGGCTTTGGCATACAAAAGCCGGGCGTTTTTGGAAAGTGGTTCGTGATCGGCCGGGCTGGCCGCCTTCTGCCGGCGGGACCATTCGGCCTCGCGTTGCGTTTTCGAAACCAAACCCATTGATTTCGTCGCGCAGCCCTGAAATCTTTTTCCATCGGCAGCGACCATCCCCATGGCGGGATGCCTTGCCTGTCGGTCAAGGCCAAAATAGCCTTGCAACGTGCTGCCCGAGCCGGGATCCGGGGGTGATCATCCCCCGGCCGCCGGGGCAACAGCGGCTCCCGTCTGGCAAAAGCGGCGGCTGCCCAGTCTGCAACCGTCTGGATTGCCAATAAACTCCGCAATCCCTGGAAAAACTTCTCCCGGCGCAGGGGCCCGGGCAAGCTTGCACCGGACCGAGGAAATGTCTTTCCCCAGCTTCCGTCCAGGGGGGACGGCAACGCCGTCCCCCTTAAAACAGTCGGGGGGTCCGGGGGCCTCAGGCCCCCGGCCGCCGGAGGCATTCCCCCTCTTCCCTTCCCCTAACCAAACACCCGCTTAAAAATCAGGTCTTCGTGGGCCAGATAGTAGGCCGGGTCGAACAGGGCGTCGAGGGTGGCCGGCGACAGTTTGGCGGCGATGGCGGCATCGGCGCGAATGGCGTCGGGGAAGGAACTGCGGCCTTCCCAGCAGGCCATGGCCACCCGCTGCACCAGCACATAGGCTTCCTGGCGGTCCATGCCGGCCTCGATAAGGGCCAGGAGCACCCGCTGGGAATAAAACAACCCAAAGGAAGCCATGAGGTTGCGGGCCATGTTGTCCGGGTTGACCTTGAGATTTTTAAGCAGCGTGGTCAGCCGGGACAGGGTGTAGTCGGCCAGGATGGTGGAATCGGGCATGATGACCCGCTCAACCGAGGAGTGGGAGATGTCGCGTTCGTGCCAAAGCGGCATATTTTCCAGCGACGCCAGGGCATTGGTGCGAATGAGCCGGGAGAGGCCGCAGAGGTTCTCGGCGGAAATCGGATTTTTCTTGTGCGGCATGGCCGAGGAGCCTTTCTGGCCCTTGGCAAAGCCTTCCTCGGCTTCGAGCACTTCGGTGCGCTGGAGGTGGCGCAGTTCGGTGGAAAGCCGCTCCACGCCGCCGGCAATGAGAGCCAGACAGGTAAAGAAGGCGGCATGGCGGTCGCGCTGGATGATCTGGGTGGAGATGGGGTCCACTTCCAGGCCGAGAAGCCCCAGGGCAATGGCTTCGACCTGGGGATCGAGGTGGGCGTAGC encodes:
- the pyrE gene encoding orotate phosphoribosyltransferase: MSCASLDLDAGAMRGRLARLLLEKSYRAGEVTLTSGRKSDYYFDCKQTALHPEGAWLIGNLLFDQLPADIVGVGGMTLGADPLVTAVSIASQLRGRPMPAFIVRKASKGHGTNQFLEGLSNFKPGDKVALLEDVVTTGGTLLTVIDRVEAAGLVVGAVVTVLDRGEGGSETLAKRGFPLLSVFTREALLSAANQQPTS
- the purB gene encoding adenylosuccinate lyase; the encoded protein is MIERYTRKAMGALWSLESRFAAWLEVEVAVCEAWTQLGRIPAADMAVIREKAGFDVARILEIEEVTRHDVIAFLTAVEERVGPSARFIHLGCTSSDIVDTANGLLLGRAGDLILADLDGLLAAVKDLAMRFKGQLMIGRTHGIHAEPLSFGMKMASFYAEFSRHRERFVAALAGVRVGKISGAVGGYAHLDPQVEAIALGLLGLEVDPISTQIIQRDRHAAFFTCLALIAGGVERLSTELRHLQRTEVLEAEEGFAKGQKGSSAMPHKKNPISAENLCGLSRLIRTNALASLENMPLWHERDISHSSVERVIMPDSTILADYTLSRLTTLLKNLKVNPDNMARNLMASFGLFYSQRVLLALIEAGMDRQEAYVLVQRVAMACWEGRSSFPDAIRADAAIAAKLSPATLDALFDPAYYLAHEDLIFKRVFG
- a CDS encoding L,D-transpeptidase Cds6 family protein yields the protein MKRFGHALVLACLLLLPGHPAAGEWTADVVDTEWFPRRSVAVDKKAQSFFLLSRQSPVRVAEFLPCATGQLLGDKSKEGDLRTPEGVYFITRRKTGGLNYELYGDLAFPLNFPNPADVVRRKTGHGIWIHGRGHAIIPYETQGCVAINTPDLHRLDSELSLGTPVIIADELRLEGDAARLKAEAREVVEATQGWAKAWQDRSDAFFGFHDAEKFAISEGEPFAAFRGQKERLFKSLPWIQVTLSDIRALPGPDYWVTYFVQVYRSPTLISQGVKRLYWQRGLDGRFRIIGMEYEEAPLTVAEKGKAAKTVALANEAETTTARPDAPSEEEGPGRLLVDAHQAAMEKMAQKAFHSLPLRRQPTPEDQAILEVAQTGPAKPGVSPFASDAMQIAPPAPPVAAAPAVPAAAAAPAQAAQVAVQAAPVAPTAPVPAVPSVAAPAATATAPAAAAAVAPTAPAKTPEPVPVAVAAKPVPADRASEIKGVVEAWRSAWERGHIDNYLAHYADRAIQGNLKGKDAIRRQKSGLWQGREPGRVAMDVVAISADGDGYTVVCAMRYQGKGSGKESTGFKTLELTAVGGHLLIAKEHWSKNKPEIAPIAALAAASPAPAPIAAASAPAQPASPAPAAAALPSPAQPTPVPARPAEAAPAAKADRNAAVAAMVESWRSAWERGRITEYASFYADGAVQGDRRGREAIRSQKADLWKDKAPRKVAFSDVTIAPRNGGYVVTLVQDYEGRDGRADRGKKTLYLAPAGNGFSIVEEKWSRM